A part of Acidimicrobiales bacterium genomic DNA contains:
- a CDS encoding MMPL family transporter, with the protein MLARLGRWCHRRRVIVAVAWFVVLLAVGGLTGAVGSSLSSEFSLPAVESARGFDVIDAKFGGEGGGEGGTIVFRTDQGVDDPAVRAAMSTFFADVDALPQVNVVSPFTPEGQGQVAAAGTIAYAQVEVPRDLSLSESTDLAGEIESLAPTVPGVQIEYGGQLFADFEPPESEVLGLAFAIFILILAFGSVLAMGLPIGTAIAGIGVGTALVGLLSHVVTMPDFTTTLGIMIGLGVGIDYALFIVTRYREGLHAGHSSEDSTGIAINTAGRAVLFAGTTVVISLLGMLLMGVEFVRGLGIGAAVVVAVTMVASVTLLPALLGFARQRVEITRWRGIIAAALVAMALVGVGLAVQPLLVGLPLAVVVVLAGFVVAPLRREVPRRAPKPVERTLPYRWSRLIQDHPWPAAVIGTTILVVLAIPVLSLRLGFSDDGNYAEDTTTRRAYDLLATGFGPGFNGPLVLVTEVPAGTDPAVLDQVSAAVGATEGVAFVTPPVLDDPAAPTAALWRVIPATAPQDAGTTALVHRLRDDVLPAATEGTGLDVAVSGNVAVFVDFSDYLAARLPLFFGVVLALSFLLLMAVFRSVLVPLKAVVMNLLSIGAAYGLVVAIFQWGWLSDVVGVGAGGPIEPFVPMMMFAIVFGLSMDYEVFLLSRVKEEYDRTGDNARAVADGLAATARVITAAAAIMVFVFGSFLLEGDRVIKLFGLGLASAVLLDATVVRMLLVPATMELLGDRNWWLPRWLDRLIPRIEVEGTGHDSVDEVEEKVTVSV; encoded by the coding sequence GTGCTCGCTCGTCTCGGTCGCTGGTGCCACCGCCGTCGGGTGATCGTGGCGGTGGCCTGGTTCGTCGTGCTCCTCGCCGTCGGCGGGCTCACCGGCGCCGTCGGCTCCTCCCTGAGCTCGGAGTTCTCGCTCCCCGCCGTGGAGAGCGCCCGCGGCTTCGACGTGATCGACGCCAAGTTCGGCGGTGAGGGCGGCGGCGAGGGCGGCACGATCGTCTTCCGCACCGACCAGGGCGTCGACGACCCGGCGGTGCGAGCGGCCATGTCGACGTTCTTCGCCGACGTGGACGCCCTCCCCCAGGTCAACGTGGTCAGCCCCTTCACCCCGGAGGGGCAGGGCCAGGTCGCGGCCGCCGGCACCATCGCCTACGCCCAGGTGGAGGTGCCCCGCGACCTCTCGCTGTCGGAGAGCACCGACCTGGCCGGCGAGATCGAGTCGCTGGCCCCCACCGTGCCCGGCGTGCAGATCGAGTACGGCGGCCAGCTGTTCGCCGACTTCGAGCCGCCCGAGTCCGAGGTGCTCGGCCTGGCCTTCGCCATCTTCATCCTCATCCTGGCCTTCGGGTCGGTGCTGGCCATGGGGCTCCCGATCGGCACCGCCATCGCCGGCATCGGCGTCGGCACCGCCCTGGTCGGGCTGCTCAGCCACGTGGTGACCATGCCCGACTTCACCACGACGCTCGGCATCATGATCGGCCTCGGCGTGGGCATCGACTACGCCCTGTTCATCGTCACCCGCTACCGCGAGGGCCTCCACGCCGGCCACTCCTCCGAGGACTCGACCGGCATCGCCATCAACACCGCCGGGCGGGCCGTGCTCTTCGCCGGCACCACCGTGGTCATCTCCCTGCTCGGCATGCTGCTGATGGGCGTCGAGTTCGTCCGCGGCCTCGGCATCGGCGCGGCCGTCGTGGTGGCCGTCACCATGGTCGCCTCGGTCACCCTGCTCCCCGCCCTGCTCGGCTTCGCCCGCCAGCGGGTGGAGATCACGCGCTGGCGCGGCATCATCGCCGCTGCCCTGGTGGCGATGGCGCTGGTGGGCGTCGGGCTCGCGGTCCAGCCCCTGCTCGTCGGCCTGCCCCTCGCCGTGGTCGTGGTGCTCGCCGGCTTCGTGGTGGCCCCGCTGCGCCGGGAGGTGCCTCGCCGGGCGCCCAAGCCGGTGGAGCGCACCCTCCCGTACCGCTGGAGCCGACTCATCCAGGACCACCCCTGGCCGGCCGCCGTCATCGGCACCACGATCCTGGTGGTCCTGGCCATCCCGGTGCTCTCGCTGCGGCTCGGCTTCTCCGACGACGGCAACTACGCCGAGGACACCACCACCCGCCGGGCCTACGACCTGCTGGCCACCGGGTTCGGGCCGGGCTTCAACGGGCCGCTCGTGCTGGTGACCGAGGTGCCCGCCGGTACCGACCCGGCCGTCCTCGACCAGGTGAGCGCCGCCGTGGGCGCCACCGAGGGGGTGGCCTTCGTCACGCCGCCCGTCCTCGACGACCCGGCCGCACCCACCGCCGCGCTGTGGCGGGTGATCCCGGCCACCGCGCCCCAGGACGCCGGCACCACCGCGCTGGTCCACCGCCTCCGCGACGACGTGCTCCCGGCCGCCACCGAGGGGACGGGGCTCGACGTCGCCGTCAGCGGCAACGTGGCCGTCTTCGTCGACTTCTCCGACTACCTCGCGGCCCGCCTGCCGCTGTTCTTCGGCGTGGTGCTCGCGCTGTCGTTCCTGCTGCTGATGGCGGTGTTCCGGTCGGTGCTGGTGCCCCTGAAGGCCGTGGTCATGAACCTGCTGTCGATCGGCGCGGCCTACGGCCTGGTGGTGGCCATCTTCCAGTGGGGCTGGCTCTCCGACGTCGTGGGCGTGGGCGCGGGCGGGCCGATCGAGCCGTTCGTGCCCATGATGATGTTCGCCATCGTGTTCGGCCTGTCGATGGACTACGAGGTGTTCCTCCTCTCGCGGGTGAAGGAGGAGTACGACCGCACCGGCGACAACGCCCGGGCCGTGGCCGACGGCCTGGCCGCCACCGCCAGGGTGATCACGGCGGCCGCCGCGATCATGGTGTTCGTGTTCGGCAGCTTCCTGCTGGAGGGCGACCGCGTCATCAAGCTGTTCGGGCTGGGCCTGGCCAGCGCGGTGCTGCTCGACGCCACCGTCGTCCGGATGCTGCTGGTGCCGGCCACCATGGAGCTCCTCGGCGACCGCAACTGGTGGCTGCCCCGGTGGCTCGACCGCCTCATCCCGAGGATCGAGGTCGAGGGCACGGGTCACGACAGCGTCGACGAGGTGGAGGAGAAGGTCACCGTCAGCGTCTGA
- a CDS encoding NAD(P)/FAD-dependent oxidoreductase — translation MPFPAPMPITADDDAIRAALDQAVLPPLLPALAHATGDLSLLRPELRPDPLLLGDPTGGLTPAQESAIRALALDVLIRYRDGGCRLAPAPSHADLEEIMAFAVGGLPMGEYVPLLAEELSITGEDLRAPGWRADEVAPGVAFRVAIIGAGMSGLLAAYRLQQVGIPFVIVEKNDEVGGTWWENTYPGCRVDNPNHLYSYSFAQKDDWPQHYSTQEALFEYFRAFADEHDLRRHVRFDTEVRSVTFDDATSTWALQVRSADGSEETIEANAVVSAVGQLNRPLMPDIPGIDTFEGPWFHSARWDHGVDLRGKRVAVIGTGASAAQFIPIVAEEAGELLVFQRTPNWLGPTPDYHEDVSDGLRWLYTHVPFYSQWHRFWIFWRTADGVLPGVTVDPAWEPRDRSVSPLNEEIRVLMAMYLELEFADRPDLLAKVMPSYPPAAKRVIRDNGVWARTLKRDDVQLLTEGIAEVTPRGVRTVDGQEHPVDVIVYGTGFQASHFLEPMRVTGRGGVDLHQQWGGDARAYLGVTVPGFPNLFCLYGPNTNIVINGSIIYFSECGVRYILGLLRLVLEGGHRAVDVRRDVHDAFNERVDAQNRMMAWGASAVNSWYKSASGRVSQNWPFTLLEYWQWTKAPDPADYALLD, via the coding sequence ATGCCGTTCCCCGCGCCGATGCCCATCACCGCCGACGACGACGCCATCCGCGCCGCGCTCGACCAGGCGGTGCTCCCGCCCCTGCTCCCGGCGCTCGCCCACGCCACGGGCGACCTCTCGCTGCTGCGCCCCGAGCTGCGCCCCGACCCCCTGCTGCTCGGCGATCCGACCGGCGGCCTCACGCCCGCACAGGAGTCGGCGATCCGCGCCCTGGCCCTCGACGTGCTGATCCGGTACCGCGACGGCGGCTGCCGGCTGGCGCCGGCCCCGAGCCACGCCGACCTCGAGGAGATCATGGCGTTCGCCGTGGGCGGCCTGCCGATGGGCGAGTACGTGCCCCTCCTCGCAGAGGAGCTGTCGATCACGGGCGAGGACCTCCGGGCGCCGGGCTGGCGCGCCGACGAGGTGGCCCCCGGGGTGGCGTTCCGGGTGGCGATCATCGGCGCCGGCATGTCGGGCCTGCTCGCCGCGTACCGCCTGCAGCAGGTCGGCATCCCGTTCGTGATCGTCGAGAAGAACGACGAGGTCGGCGGCACCTGGTGGGAGAACACGTACCCCGGCTGCCGGGTCGACAACCCCAACCACCTGTACAGCTACTCGTTCGCCCAGAAGGACGACTGGCCGCAGCACTACTCGACGCAGGAGGCGCTCTTCGAGTACTTCCGCGCCTTCGCCGACGAGCACGACCTCCGCCGCCACGTCCGCTTCGACACCGAGGTCCGGTCGGTCACCTTCGACGACGCCACCAGCACCTGGGCCCTGCAGGTCCGGTCCGCCGACGGGTCGGAGGAGACCATCGAGGCCAACGCCGTGGTGAGCGCCGTCGGGCAGCTCAACCGCCCGCTCATGCCCGACATCCCCGGCATCGACACCTTCGAGGGGCCGTGGTTCCACTCGGCGCGCTGGGACCACGGGGTCGACCTGCGGGGCAAGCGGGTGGCGGTGATCGGCACGGGTGCCAGCGCCGCCCAGTTCATCCCGATCGTGGCCGAGGAGGCGGGCGAGCTGCTCGTGTTCCAGCGCACCCCCAACTGGCTCGGCCCCACGCCCGACTACCACGAGGACGTGTCCGACGGCCTCCGGTGGCTCTACACCCACGTGCCCTTCTACAGCCAGTGGCACCGCTTCTGGATCTTCTGGCGCACCGCCGACGGCGTGCTGCCGGGCGTCACCGTCGACCCCGCCTGGGAGCCCCGCGACCGCTCGGTCAGCCCGCTCAACGAGGAGATCCGCGTGCTGATGGCCATGTACCTCGAGCTGGAGTTCGCCGACCGGCCTGACCTGCTGGCCAAGGTGATGCCCTCCTACCCGCCGGCCGCCAAGCGGGTCATCCGCGACAACGGGGTCTGGGCCCGCACGCTGAAGCGCGACGACGTGCAGCTGCTCACCGAGGGCATCGCGGAGGTCACGCCCAGGGGTGTGCGCACCGTCGATGGCCAGGAGCACCCCGTCGACGTGATCGTCTACGGCACCGGCTTCCAGGCGTCGCACTTCCTCGAGCCGATGCGCGTGACCGGGAGGGGCGGCGTCGACCTGCACCAGCAGTGGGGCGGCGACGCCCGCGCCTACCTGGGCGTCACCGTCCCCGGGTTCCCCAACCTGTTCTGCCTCTACGGGCCGAACACCAACATCGTGATCAACGGCAGCATCATCTACTTCTCGGAGTGCGGCGTCCGCTACATCCTCGGGCTCCTGCGGCTCGTGCTCGAGGGCGGCCATCGTGCCGTCGACGTCCGCCGGGACGTGCACGACGCCTTCAACGAGCGCGTCGACGCCCAGAACCGCATGATGGCGTGGGGGGCGTCCGCGGTGAACAGCTGGTACAAGAGCGCCAGCGGCCGGGTCTCCCAGAACTGGCCCTTCACCCTCCTCGAGTACTGGCAGTGGACGAAGGCGCCGGACCCGGCCGACTACGCCCTGCTCGACTGA
- a CDS encoding SulP family inorganic anion transporter encodes MTTAAGPAKRRFPILEGVLPIDRARVPKEVLAGVTLAALAIPEVMGYTQIAGMPVITGLYTILLPIMAFAVFGSSRHLVVGADSATAAVLAAGLAGMAATSSSEYVALAGLVALLAAGFLILARLVRLGFLADFLSRTVLVGFLTGVGVQVAAGQVGGMLGVPSGSGGTIEKLIGTLENVGDTSLTTVAVSASVIVVILGTKLVTKKVPGALIAVIGAIFLSWLLDLSAHGVATLGKVPGGLPSFGFPSGITWSDVTSLLGTAASIFILILAQSAATSRAYAAKRNEQLSENVDLVGLGVANVAAGLSGTFVVNGSPTKTEMVDSAGARTQLAQLTTGVIVLIVLLFLTAPLQYMPKAVLSSVVFLIGVQLIDLRGMRTILRVRPDEFVVAALTAVTVVVVGVEQAIILAIVASVIDHLRRSYHPSTAVLHPGTKDAWHSEPVTPDARSLPGLVVYRFSGTLYYANANHLLQDVTAFVEAAGEAAPLRWLCIDAAAMADIDYTGAETLKQVHASLQEHGIRLVLAEVIAPARAELARYGLTEMIGDDAFYDDVAEVAEAFGQQPAAG; translated from the coding sequence ATGACCACAGCCGCCGGCCCGGCGAAGCGACGCTTCCCGATCCTCGAGGGGGTGCTCCCCATCGACCGGGCCCGGGTGCCCAAGGAGGTGCTGGCCGGCGTCACCCTCGCCGCGCTCGCCATCCCCGAGGTGATGGGCTACACGCAGATCGCGGGCATGCCGGTGATCACCGGCCTCTACACGATCCTCCTGCCGATCATGGCCTTCGCCGTGTTCGGGTCGTCCCGCCACCTCGTGGTCGGGGCCGACTCGGCCACGGCCGCGGTGCTCGCCGCCGGGCTGGCCGGCATGGCCGCCACGAGCTCCAGCGAGTACGTCGCCCTGGCCGGGCTCGTCGCCCTGCTCGCGGCCGGGTTCCTGATCCTCGCCCGCCTCGTCAGGCTGGGGTTCCTGGCCGACTTCCTGTCCCGCACCGTGCTCGTCGGGTTCCTGACCGGCGTCGGCGTCCAGGTGGCGGCCGGCCAGGTCGGCGGGATGCTCGGCGTGCCGAGCGGCTCGGGCGGCACCATCGAGAAGCTCATCGGCACGCTCGAGAACGTCGGCGACACCAGCCTCACCACCGTCGCCGTCTCGGCCTCGGTGATCGTGGTCATCCTCGGCACCAAGCTCGTGACCAAGAAGGTCCCGGGCGCCCTGATCGCCGTGATCGGCGCCATCTTCCTCAGCTGGCTGCTCGACCTGTCCGCCCACGGCGTGGCCACCCTGGGCAAGGTGCCCGGCGGCCTTCCCAGCTTCGGCTTCCCCAGCGGGATCACCTGGTCCGACGTCACGTCGCTGCTCGGCACCGCGGCATCCATCTTCATCCTGATCCTCGCCCAGAGCGCGGCCACCTCCCGGGCCTACGCGGCCAAGCGCAACGAGCAGCTGAGCGAGAACGTCGACCTGGTGGGGCTGGGCGTCGCCAACGTGGCCGCCGGCCTGTCGGGCACGTTCGTGGTGAACGGCAGCCCCACCAAGACCGAGATGGTCGACAGTGCCGGCGCCCGCACCCAGCTGGCCCAGCTCACCACCGGTGTGATCGTCCTGATCGTGCTGCTCTTCCTCACTGCACCGCTCCAGTACATGCCCAAGGCGGTCCTGTCGTCGGTGGTGTTCCTGATCGGTGTCCAGCTGATCGACCTGCGGGGCATGCGGACGATCCTGCGGGTGCGACCCGACGAGTTCGTCGTGGCCGCCCTCACCGCCGTCACGGTCGTGGTGGTCGGGGTGGAGCAGGCGATCATCCTGGCCATCGTGGCCTCGGTCATCGACCACCTGCGCCGCTCGTACCACCCGAGCACCGCCGTGCTCCACCCCGGCACGAAGGACGCCTGGCACTCCGAGCCGGTCACGCCCGATGCGCGCAGCCTCCCCGGCCTGGTCGTCTACCGCTTCTCCGGCACCCTCTACTACGCCAACGCCAACCACCTGCTCCAAGACGTCACCGCCTTCGTCGAGGCCGCGGGGGAGGCGGCGCCGCTCCGCTGGCTCTGCATCGACGCGGCCGCCATGGCCGACATCGACTACACGGGCGCCGAGACGCTGAAGCAGGTGCACGCCTCGCTCCAGGAGCACGGGATCCGCCTGGTGCTGGCGGAGGTCATCGCCCCGGCGCGGGCCGAGCTGGCGCGCTACGGGCTCACCGAGATGATCGGCGACGACGCCTTCTACGACGACGTGGCCGAGGTGGCGGAGGCCTTCGGGCAGCAGCCGGCGGCCGGATGA
- a CDS encoding RNA-binding S4 domain-containing protein has translation MTAEPSARVDRWLWATRLCKTRSEATAACGGGHVRVNGRTAKPASQVTVGDRVDARLHGRDRAVEVTRVIDRRVGAPIAVQCYVDHTPPPPARDVVPVAARDRGAGRPTKRDRRRIDRWRTGDR, from the coding sequence ATGACCGCCGAGCCGTCCGCCCGCGTCGACCGCTGGCTGTGGGCGACACGGCTCTGCAAGACCCGCTCCGAGGCCACGGCGGCGTGCGGGGGCGGCCACGTCCGCGTCAACGGTCGCACCGCCAAGCCGGCCTCGCAGGTGACGGTCGGCGACCGGGTCGACGCCCGCCTGCACGGCCGCGACCGGGCCGTCGAGGTCACCCGGGTGATCGACCGGCGCGTCGGGGCGCCGATCGCCGTGCAGTGCTACGTGGACCACACGCCGCCGCCGCCGGCCCGCGACGTGGTGCCGGTCGCGGCGCGCGACCGCGGCGCCGGCCGCCCGACGAAGCGCGACCGCCGCCGGATCGACCGCTGGCGCACCGGCGACCGCTGA
- a CDS encoding MFS transporter — protein MARQTTTAGPPSTGAAPARAGLVLATLILVAAVANLPLAVANVALPDIGTSFDASQTQLNLVAVGYSLGLAASVLWLGALGDRYGRRAMLLLGVALSLPTCLLAAWAPSIDVLVVARIAGGVAAGMAYPTTLALITALWAPGPGRTRSIALWSAVGGAISALGPLIAGVLLERYWWGSVFLVTLPLIAIGFVMALRLIPAHVHETTDAVDNLGGVLSALLVGALILAINFAPVPGAGALAAGLAVVALAAMVGFVIRQRRAANPLYDLHVAARRTFWVAACAGIVVFGSLMGAMFVGQQFLQNVLGYSTVDAGLAILPAAVLMILAAPRSAKLVEARGSHVTLLLGYAFVLLGFLTMLVLWKDGSPYWQVGLGYAFVGAGVGFAGTPASRALTGSVPVTRAGMASGTADLQRDLGGAFMQSVFGALLTAGYASAFNAAIAGAPDQAAITDSVQSQLTKSFAGAESIAQQYPRYADQIIAAAQTSFVDGQDWAYLAGIVAVLLGGALVFFWFPRRDAERELLAGYHREDATTSHAPA, from the coding sequence ATGGCACGACAGACGACCACCGCCGGGCCCCCGAGCACGGGCGCCGCGCCGGCACGGGCCGGGCTCGTCCTGGCCACGCTGATCCTCGTGGCCGCGGTGGCCAACCTGCCCCTGGCGGTGGCCAACGTCGCGCTGCCCGACATCGGCACGTCCTTCGACGCCTCCCAGACCCAGCTCAACCTGGTGGCCGTCGGCTACTCGCTGGGCCTGGCCGCATCGGTGCTCTGGCTCGGCGCCCTCGGCGACCGGTACGGCCGCCGGGCCATGCTGCTGCTCGGCGTGGCCCTCTCCCTCCCGACGTGCCTCCTGGCCGCCTGGGCCCCCTCGATCGACGTGCTCGTCGTCGCCCGGATCGCCGGCGGTGTGGCGGCGGGCATGGCCTACCCGACGACCCTGGCGCTCATCACCGCCCTGTGGGCACCCGGCCCGGGCCGCACCCGGTCGATCGCCCTCTGGTCGGCCGTCGGAGGCGCCATCTCGGCGCTGGGCCCGCTGATCGCCGGCGTGCTGCTCGAGAGGTACTGGTGGGGCTCGGTGTTCCTGGTCACCCTCCCGCTGATCGCCATCGGCTTCGTGATGGCGCTCAGGCTGATCCCCGCGCACGTCCACGAGACGACCGACGCGGTCGACAACCTGGGCGGCGTCCTCTCGGCCCTGCTCGTCGGCGCCCTGATCCTCGCCATCAACTTCGCGCCCGTGCCGGGCGCGGGTGCCCTCGCCGCCGGCCTCGCCGTCGTCGCGCTCGCCGCGATGGTCGGCTTCGTCATCCGCCAGCGCCGCGCCGCCAACCCGCTCTACGACCTGCACGTCGCCGCCCGCCGCACCTTCTGGGTCGCGGCCTGCGCCGGCATCGTCGTGTTCGGCTCGCTGATGGGCGCCATGTTCGTCGGCCAGCAGTTCCTGCAGAACGTGCTCGGCTACTCCACCGTGGACGCCGGGCTCGCCATCCTGCCCGCCGCGGTCCTGATGATCCTGGCCGCGCCGCGCTCGGCCAAGCTGGTGGAGGCGCGAGGCTCGCACGTCACGCTGCTCCTGGGCTACGCCTTCGTGCTCCTCGGGTTCCTCACCATGCTGGTGCTGTGGAAGGACGGCAGCCCCTACTGGCAGGTCGGCCTCGGCTACGCCTTCGTCGGCGCCGGCGTGGGGTTCGCGGGCACGCCTGCGTCCCGCGCCCTCACCGGCTCAGTGCCCGTCACGCGGGCCGGCATGGCCTCGGGCACCGCGGACCTGCAGCGCGACCTGGGAGGCGCCTTCATGCAGTCGGTCTTCGGCGCCCTGCTCACCGCCGGCTACGCGTCGGCGTTCAACGCGGCCATCGCCGGCGCGCCCGACCAGGCCGCGATCACCGACAGCGTGCAGAGCCAGCTCACCAAGTCGTTCGCCGGCGCCGAGAGCATCGCCCAGCAGTACCCGCGGTACGCCGACCAGATCATCGCCGCAGCGCAGACGTCGTTCGTCGACGGCCAGGACTGGGCCTACCTCGCCGGCATCGTCGCCGTCCTCCTCGGCGGCGCCCTGGTGTTCTTCTGGTTCCCCCGGCGCGACGCCGAACGCGAGCTGCTGGCCGGCTACCACCGGGAGGATGCCACGACCTCGCACGCGCCGGCATGA
- the argJ gene encoding bifunctional glutamate N-acetyltransferase/amino-acid acetyltransferase ArgJ has translation MGVRDTTDDVCIIASERPATSAAVFTRSRFAGPSVLLSRAHAAGGSLRAFVVIAKNANVANGPAGAADAGEVVRLAASAIGIEPAEVLIASTGVIGRRYPMERFRAHLAGVRWPFDGPEATSADACARAIMTTDTHAKVADAPVGTGPARVVGIAKGVGMIEPDMATLITLFCTDAAVPAAELDALFRRVVDRTFNAVSIDTDTSTSDTAAVMANGAAGPVDAGDLDAALLDVALRLTRMIARDGEGATKLLVVTVDGARDDTQARRVAKAIVNSPLVKTAVHGADPNWGRVAMAVGKCSDDTDIDQERVIIRFGDQELYPTPVDEAALGRLTDYLRGDEVLIHVSLGVGAGAFTAYGCDLSDGYVRINADYTT, from the coding sequence ATGGGGGTGCGCGACACCACCGACGACGTCTGCATCATCGCCAGCGAGCGGCCCGCCACGTCCGCCGCCGTCTTCACCCGCAGCCGCTTCGCCGGGCCCAGCGTGCTGCTGAGCCGGGCCCACGCCGCCGGCGGCTCGCTGCGGGCGTTCGTGGTGATCGCCAAGAACGCCAACGTGGCCAACGGGCCGGCGGGCGCCGCCGACGCCGGCGAGGTCGTGCGGCTGGCGGCGTCGGCCATCGGCATCGAACCGGCCGAGGTGCTGATCGCCTCCACCGGCGTGATCGGCCGGCGCTACCCGATGGAGCGCTTCCGGGCCCATCTGGCGGGCGTCCGCTGGCCGTTCGACGGGCCCGAGGCCACGTCGGCCGACGCCTGCGCCCGGGCGATCATGACCACCGACACCCACGCGAAGGTGGCCGACGCGCCCGTGGGCACGGGCCCGGCGCGGGTGGTGGGCATCGCGAAGGGCGTCGGCATGATCGAGCCCGACATGGCCACGCTGATCACGCTCTTCTGCACCGACGCAGCCGTGCCCGCAGCCGAGCTCGACGCCCTGTTCCGCCGGGTGGTCGACCGCACCTTCAACGCGGTCAGCATCGACACCGACACGTCGACGAGCGACACCGCGGCGGTGATGGCGAACGGCGCCGCCGGGCCGGTCGACGCCGGCGACCTCGACGCGGCGCTGCTCGACGTGGCGCTGCGCCTCACCCGGATGATCGCCCGGGACGGCGAGGGAGCCACCAAGCTGCTGGTGGTGACCGTCGACGGCGCCCGTGACGACACCCAGGCCAGGCGCGTCGCCAAGGCGATCGTGAACTCCCCGCTGGTGAAGACGGCCGTGCACGGCGCCGACCCCAACTGGGGCCGGGTCGCCATGGCCGTGGGCAAGTGCAGCGACGACACCGACATCGACCAGGAGCGGGTGATCATCCGCTTCGGCGACCAGGAGCTGTACCCGACCCCGGTCGACGAGGCCGCGCTCGGACGGCTCACCGACTACCTGCGGGGCGACGAGGTGCTGATCCACGTCTCCCTCGGGGTGGGCGCAGGCGCCTTCACGGCCTACGGCTGCGACCTCTCCGACGGCTACGTGCGCATCAACGCCGACTACACCACCTGA
- the smpB gene encoding SsrA-binding protein SmpB, producing the protein MGEHPHVHVAGEAQHRREAIGAPPARDRGATGAATPVPSPLVPPKGVKVVASNRKARHDYSILETVEAGISLAGSEVKSLREGKVQLADAYARVDGHEMWLYAMHVPPYSMAAGFGTHEPDRRRKLLLHRRQIDELGGRVAREHLALVPLALYFTDGRAKVELALARGRRKGDRRQAIAERDAELEARRAMARGRRSDH; encoded by the coding sequence ATGGGCGAGCATCCGCACGTACACGTCGCGGGTGAGGCGCAGCATCGGCGGGAGGCTATCGGGGCGCCCCCGGCGCGCGACCGGGGCGCGACCGGGGCGGCGACCCCGGTACCCTCGCCCCTCGTGCCACCGAAGGGCGTGAAGGTCGTCGCCTCCAACCGCAAGGCCCGCCACGACTACTCCATCCTCGAGACCGTCGAGGCCGGCATCTCGCTGGCGGGGAGCGAGGTGAAGTCGCTCCGGGAGGGGAAGGTGCAGCTCGCCGACGCCTACGCGCGCGTCGACGGGCACGAGATGTGGCTCTACGCCATGCACGTGCCCCCCTACTCGATGGCCGCCGGGTTCGGCACCCACGAGCCGGACCGCCGCCGCAAGCTGCTGCTGCACCGGCGCCAGATCGACGAGCTCGGCGGGCGGGTGGCCAGGGAGCACCTGGCCCTCGTCCCGCTGGCGCTCTACTTCACCGACGGCCGGGCCAAGGTGGAGCTGGCGCTGGCCCGGGGGCGCCGCAAGGGCGACAGGCGCCAGGCCATCGCCGAGCGCGACGCCGAGCTGGAGGCCCGCCGGGCCATGGCCCGCGGCCGCCGCAGCGACCACTGA